The Desulfoscipio gibsoniae DSM 7213 genome contains a region encoding:
- a CDS encoding dihydroorotase: MSNADLVIKDGLVVIPGTGILETDIAVEGGKISALGGEFTGRKEIIASGRYILPGIIDPHIHLGIFGDLVSEMETETRSGLLGGVTTVGCYMGGPDPYYPSFSNTIAMTEGKVSTDIFFHLGIMTPEQKEEIPRLIEELGITSFKLYMAGIPGLIPDVEDGFLYQTFETAAKIGDGIIICVHAENPSINATYRAELQKVLTDGSLADWSDTQPNFSEEEAVRRASYFAGLAGNRLYFVHISAAESIRTLAAIKSANPKIFVETTSPYLSVTKFSSKGLLAKMVPPFREDASVEALWQAIQNNIVDTIGTDNVTQTLAVKQVEKGMWGAMPGYPALGTHLPTILNYGVNQRGVSLVKVAELMSKKPAEIFGLYPQKGTIAPGSDADLVIIDLDKTVKVDHRNLGSAGDFSLFDGEELKGWPIMTIKSGQLVVKDSQLVGQSQGKFLRRSIG, translated from the coding sequence ATGTCTAATGCAGATCTGGTAATTAAAGACGGTCTAGTGGTAATTCCGGGTACCGGTATCCTAGAAACCGATATTGCCGTGGAAGGTGGTAAAATAAGCGCTCTAGGTGGCGAATTTACTGGTCGTAAGGAAATTATCGCTTCCGGCAGATACATACTGCCCGGAATCATTGACCCACACATCCATCTGGGTATATTTGGCGATTTAGTATCGGAAATGGAAACAGAAACTCGCTCTGGTTTATTGGGGGGAGTTACCACTGTTGGCTGTTATATGGGCGGTCCCGATCCATATTACCCAAGTTTTTCGAATACTATTGCCATGACCGAAGGAAAAGTAAGCACGGACATATTTTTCCACTTAGGCATTATGACCCCGGAACAAAAAGAGGAAATACCTCGTTTAATCGAAGAACTTGGGATTACTTCATTTAAACTGTATATGGCTGGCATCCCAGGGCTGATCCCCGATGTGGAGGATGGATTTCTTTATCAAACATTTGAAACAGCAGCCAAAATAGGCGATGGAATAATAATCTGTGTACACGCGGAAAACCCGTCCATTAACGCAACCTACCGGGCCGAATTACAAAAAGTGTTGACCGATGGTTCCTTGGCTGATTGGTCAGATACTCAGCCCAACTTTTCCGAAGAAGAAGCAGTGCGCAGGGCTTCCTATTTCGCAGGCTTAGCCGGAAACCGTCTATATTTTGTGCATATTTCCGCTGCTGAAAGCATCCGTACTCTGGCTGCCATAAAATCAGCCAACCCCAAAATATTTGTGGAGACAACATCACCATATCTATCCGTAACCAAGTTTAGTTCAAAAGGGTTGCTCGCAAAAATGGTACCGCCATTCCGGGAAGATGCCAGCGTAGAAGCTTTGTGGCAGGCAATACAAAACAACATTGTTGACACCATCGGCACTGATAACGTTACCCAAACCCTTGCCGTGAAGCAGGTAGAAAAAGGCATGTGGGGTGCCATGCCTGGTTACCCGGCCTTGGGCACCCATTTACCAACGATTTTAAATTACGGAGTTAATCAAAGAGGAGTCAGCTTGGTAAAGGTAGCCGAGTTAATGAGTAAAAAACCGGCCGAAATATTCGGCCTATACCCGCAAAAAGGAACCATTGCACCAGGTAGCGATGCTGATCTAGTAATAATTGACTTGGATAAAACAGTAAAAGTTGATCACCGAAACCTGGGTTCCGCCGGTGATTTCTCATTATTCGACGGTGAAGAATTAAAGGGCTGGCCAATAATGACTATTAAATCGGGCCAACTGGTGGTAAAAGACAGCCAATTGGTGGGCCAAAGCCAGGGTAAATTCTTACGGCGTTCCATTGGGTAA